CCCAGTTCCACTGCTCCAGCGTCTGGTCGGCAAGGCGCGGTCCGGCCGTCAGGCTGGTCTGGATGTTGAGCTTTGGATCGCGGCCCGAGATACCGGCGATGTTGCACAGGATGTCGAGGCGGCCATAGGCCTTCTCGGCGTCGGCCACGATCTCGGCCCACCGGGCCTCGTGGCGCACGTCCTGCGTCGCGAAGGTCGCCGTTCCGCCTGTGTCGACGATCTCCTTTTCCATCGCCTTGCCAAGTGTGGCGTTGCTGTCGGTGAGGACGACGGAAGCACCGTGCAGGGCGAACAGCCTGGCCGTCGCCGCACCGATGCCCGACGCGCCACCCGTCACGAGCGCCACCTTGCCGATCAGTCTCTTCCCCGGTTGCATGCCTGTCCTCCTCGCTTCCCCGACATTGTTTTCAGCCGCGATCGTGGCGTGGGATCGTGACACGGCGGCCAGCGAAACGACAGGCGGTGGTCTGATTGACTCCCCCGGCCGGGCCCGCACAATCCTCACAACCAAAAAGAGATTGCGAGGAAGCCATACGCTTCGTGTCCAAGGCGGCGTTGATCACCGCAGCCGAATTGGGCCCCGAGGGCATCGACGTCACGGGCAGCGTCTGACAGCCAGCAAGAGACGAGGGAGAGGAACATGGCCGGCAAGGTCGGATTCATCGGACTCGGCGCCATGGGCGGACCAATGGCGCTCAATCTCGTGAACGCGGGCTTCGCGCTCGTGGTGCACGACATCGATCAGACCAAGACCGCGCCGCTCCGGGCCAAGGGCGCCGAACTCGCCGGTACGGCGGAAGGCGTGGCGGCGGCGGTGGAGCGGACCATCGTCATCGTCGAAACCACGGAGCAGGCGGAATCGGTCATCGCCGGCGAGCGCGGCATCATCAAGAGCGCCAAGCCGGGCCACATCGTGCTCTGCATGGCGACCATCGATCCCTTCGCCGCCCGCGCCCTCGCCGACACATTGGCGGCTCAGGGTATCGCCATGCTCGATGCGCCGGTGAGCGGCGGCACGGGCCGGGCGCAGTCGGGCGAGCTGTCGGTGATCGTGGGCGGCGCCGCCGACGTGGTTGCCAAGTGCGAGGACCTCTTCTCGGCAATGGGCAACCGCACGTTTCATGTCGGCCCGCTGGGCAATGGGCTTGCCATGAAGCTGGTCAACAACATGCTGGTCCAGGTCAACACCGTGGCGGTGGCCGAGGCCCTGGTGCTGGGCGTCAAGGCGGGGCTCGATCCGCAGATGATCTATGACGTGGTGCGCGTCTCGACCGGCGCCAGTGCCGCGTGGGAACTGCGCGTGCCGCGAATTCTGAACGACGATTTCGAGCCGGGCGGCACGATCGACATTTCCTACAAGGATCAGGAACTGGAGACTGCCTTCGCAAAGCGGCTGGGCGTGCCGCTGCTGCTCGCGAACGTCACGCAGCAGGTCTACCAGATGGCGCGTGCCCGTGGCCTCAACAAGCAGGACGGGGCGGCGATCGTCAAAGTCTTCGAGCAGATGGCGGGCGTCACCGTGAAGAAGGGGACAGGGCAATGACCACATTCGTGCTGATCCACGGCGCCTACCAGGGCGGCTGGATCTGGAAGACGACCGCCGAGCACTTGCGTACCAGGGGCCATCTGGTGCTGACGCCGACGCTCGACGGGTGCGCCGAGCGCAAGGGCGGGCTTCGCGCCGGCATCGACACCGAGAGCCACGCGGCCGAAATCGCCGAGCTGCTGTTCTACCAGGACCTGCAGGATGTCGTGCTGGCTGGCACCAGCACCGGCGGCATGGTGATGGCGCGTGCGGCCGAACTTGCACGCGAGCGTGTGGCACGGGTGGTATTCGCCGATGCGCTGGCGCTGCGCGACGGCGAGGCGTTGCCCGATATCGTGAAGCGTCCGACCGCCGTGAACACCGAATTCGGCACCGGCCCGTCGCGCCAGGATTTCGAGACGCGCCTGTTCGTCGATCTCGAGCCCAAGGTGCGGGCCTGGGCGCTGGAGCGCTGCACGCCGCATCCGATCGCCGCCATGCAGGCGCCGGTCAAGCTGGACCGCTTCTGGGACCAGGCTTGGAACGCCTCGGTGATCTGGTGCAAGCGCAGCTCGAACCCGCCCGTCGCGCACCAGCGCCGCGCCGCCGAGCGGCTGAAGGCACGATGGCACGAGCTCGATACCGGCCATTACCCCATGTTGAGCGAGCCGGCCGCCCTGGCGCGGCTGATCGCAGAAGGATGACGGACGTGACGGAGACGAAGGGCGCCGACCTGCGTGCGTTGTTGCCTGACCACTGGTCTCGCTCCCCTGCCGCTGGCATACGCGTCGTTCCGCGGGCCACCAGGCCCGTCAGGGACGCCGGCGCAGCGCCGTCACCATGACCAGCGCCGCGACCGCCTGCAGCGCCACCGTCGTGCCCAGCGCCCAGCTGTAGCCGTCAGGATCCCAGCCGCCCGAATCGGTGCGCGGCCAGAGGTCGAGGACCCAGCCAACCGCCGCCTGGACCGCGAAGGCCAGGCCCAGCGCCACCGTGTTGGTCGCCGTCGAGACCCGGCCGGTCAGGTCGGGCGGGAACATCTGGTTGACCACCACGTAGCCCACCGAGCCGGCGGCGCTGAACAGCGCCATCGCGAGAAACAGCGCCAGCACAACCGCGAACTCGCGCGGCTGCAACATCAGCCCGACCTGCACCGCTACCACGGCGACCAGCGCCACGATGGGCACGATCACGGCCGGCAGGCCGAGCCGTTCCGCGCGGCTGGCGGCGCTGCCGGTCAGCACGCTGCCCGCGATCATCGCCAGTGTGTAGAGGAACAGCACGCCGGCCCGGGTCGCCCCGTCCATGCCGGCAACGTCGCGCAGCCACGGTCCGGCCCACAGGCCGAGGTAGGCGAAGTTGAAGGTCGAGATGGTCGCGACCGCCGGGCCGAAGAGCCAGAAGGTCGGCGACGCCAGGATGCGCGCGCTCGAGGCGAGGTAGCCCCCGAGCGTCGGCGCCGGTCCCGGCCCGCGCGGCTTTTCGGGCACCGCCAGGAAAATCCAGAGCGCGACCGCGAGCGTGACGGCGCACAGGACCCAGAAGACGCCGCGCCAGCCCAGCGTCGGCAGCAGGGCCTGCACCGGCACGGTCGTGACCATGCTGCCGACCGCGGCGATC
This DNA window, taken from Reyranella humidisoli, encodes the following:
- a CDS encoding alpha/beta fold hydrolase produces the protein MTTFVLIHGAYQGGWIWKTTAEHLRTRGHLVLTPTLDGCAERKGGLRAGIDTESHAAEIAELLFYQDLQDVVLAGTSTGGMVMARAAELARERVARVVFADALALRDGEALPDIVKRPTAVNTEFGTGPSRQDFETRLFVDLEPKVRAWALERCTPHPIAAMQAPVKLDRFWDQAWNASVIWCKRSSNPPVAHQRRAAERLKARWHELDTGHYPMLSEPAALARLIAEG
- a CDS encoding NAD(P)-dependent oxidoreductase, translated to MAGKVGFIGLGAMGGPMALNLVNAGFALVVHDIDQTKTAPLRAKGAELAGTAEGVAAAVERTIVIVETTEQAESVIAGERGIIKSAKPGHIVLCMATIDPFAARALADTLAAQGIAMLDAPVSGGTGRAQSGELSVIVGGAADVVAKCEDLFSAMGNRTFHVGPLGNGLAMKLVNNMLVQVNTVAVAEALVLGVKAGLDPQMIYDVVRVSTGASAAWELRVPRILNDDFEPGGTIDISYKDQELETAFAKRLGVPLLLANVTQQVYQMARARGLNKQDGAAIVKVFEQMAGVTVKKGTGQ
- a CDS encoding MFS transporter, producing the protein MTLPFAAAHFVNQAARTVMAIVGPVLAVELGLSAVELGTLAACMFAAYAVTQLPLGVALDAFGARRVQVALMALAALGFAIFALSPGFTGLALGRVLLGVGISAGLMAVLKGNADWFERRRVAQVIGISTAIAAVGSMVTTVPVQALLPTLGWRGVFWVLCAVTLAVALWIFLAVPEKPRGPGPAPTLGGYLASSARILASPTFWLFGPAVATISTFNFAYLGLWAGPWLRDVAGMDGATRAGVLFLYTLAMIAGSVLTGSAASRAERLGLPAVIVPIVALVAVVAVQVGLMLQPREFAVVLALFLAMALFSAAGSVGYVVVNQMFPPDLTGRVSTATNTVALGLAFAVQAAVGWVLDLWPRTDSGGWDPDGYSWALGTTVALQAVAALVMVTALRRRP